Proteins encoded by one window of Hemiscyllium ocellatum isolate sHemOce1 chromosome 50, sHemOce1.pat.X.cur, whole genome shotgun sequence:
- the rfx5 gene encoding DNA-binding protein RFX5 isoform X2, with amino-acid sequence MHACNWIRNHLEEHPDTCLPKQDVYDAYKRYCDNLSYRLLSAANFGKIMRDVFPNFKARRLGGRGQSKYCYGGIRRKTVVNMPSLPSLDLKPQEPVEAKEAGSTKQDEVLMSAAISLICEWAQRVLMRQFDTVVDLACFLVKEHLISPRTKNAAVVMKELKHENVLKSPKDSKFRQQPRNAEQEGEEKSPDSQTESSKGRKEERPGAPRGKQPAAAVDVDSVINRYAPIKPKTQAKGVLTIPAAPCLSPAALPLRVAAPVSLALSPGNRPAGVVVTAAGPLPLLKNVAVLLPGPAAPPPPQEPLPPPPPPKVERRCPHPAPRGSTPTKRPAPGGAPASKRKRGRPRKVVAPPAEPGQPPPPPPCAAPSSSSPPSANPPPARASAPTEQEARKTSVIRPVWWAGHPGSRRTRSPPHKAPAHPP; translated from the exons ATGCACGCCTGTAACTGGATCCGGAACCACCTGGAGGAGCATCCGGATACCTGCCTGCCGAAGCAGGATGTGTACGACGCCTACAA GCGATACTGTGACAACCTCTCTTACCGACTCCTGAGCGCAGCCAACTTCGGCAAGATCATGAGGGACGTCTTCCCTAACTTCAAGGCGCGGCGGTTAGGAGGGAGAGGTCAATCCAA ATACTGCTACGGTGGGATCAGGAGGAAGACCGTGGTCAACATGCCCTCCCTCCCCAGCCTGGATCTGAAGCCACAGGAGCCA GTGGAAGCGAAGGAAGCTGGCAGTACGAAGCAGGATGAGGTGCTGATGTCAGCAGCCATCAGCCTGATCTGTGAGTGGGCGCAGCGGGTGCTGATGAGGCAGTTCGATACGGTGGTGGACCTGGCCTGCTTCCTCGTGAAGGAGCACCTCATCAGCCCCAGGACCAAGAACGCCGCCGTGGTGATGAAGGAGCTAAAGCATG AGAACGTTCTGAAATCGCCAAAGGACTCAAAATTCCGACAACAACCCAGGAACGCAGAGCAGGAGGGTGAAGAGAAATCACCAGACTCTCAG ACGGAAAGCTCTAAGGGCAGGAAGGAGGAGCGTCCGGGAGCACCGCGAGGTAAACAGCCGGCGGCCGCGGTCGACGTGGACAGTGTCATTAACCGCTACGCCCCCATCAAGCCCAAGACGCAGGCCAAGGGCGTGCTGACCATCCCAGCGGCGCCCTGCCTCTCCCCGGCCGCCCTCCCCCTGCGCGTGGCCGCCCCCGTCTCCCTGGCGCTGTCGCCGGGCAACCGCCCGGCCGGGGTGGTCGTCACGGCGGCCGGGCCCCTCCCCCTGCTGAAGAACGTCGCCGTCCTCCTCCCAGGTCCCGccgccccgcccccaccccaggagccccttccccctcccccgccccccaagGTCGAGCGGCGTTGCCCCCACCCCGCGCCCAGGGGCTCCACCCCCACCAAGCGGCCGGCCCCGGGCGGGGCGCCAGCCTCCAAGAGGAAGCGGGGGCGCCCCCGCAAGGTGGTGGCCCCTCCAGCTGAGCCCGGGcagcccccacctccccctccctgtgcCGCCCCCTCCTCCTCTTCGCCCCCCAGCGCCAACCCGCCCCCCGCCCGGGCCAGCGCGCCAACGGAGCAGGAGGCCCGCAAGACGTCGGTGATCCGCCCGGTGTGGTGGGCTGGGCACCCGGGGAGCAGGAGGACCCGGTCTCCCCCTCACAAAGCCCCCGCCCATCCCCCGTGA